A stretch of Henckelia pumila isolate YLH828 chromosome 4, ASM3356847v2, whole genome shotgun sequence DNA encodes these proteins:
- the LOC140862583 gene encoding uncharacterized protein, with product MTNNAVVIEFQLRSVLVRPKREEPFQFEAIRGSRKTQIISFMQAKQLVHDGCEAFLATISLTELPPRPDISDVEIVRDFEDVFPDDVDREEHSQHLRTVLEVLRERKLFAKFDKCEFWLERVAFLGHVISERGVEVDPSKVQAVKEWSVPRNASEIRSFLGLAGYYRKFIKGFSSIAVPLTALTKKNSRFVWSSECQRSFDVLKEALTTAPVLAMPSGQGDFVVYTDASKLGLGAVLMQRDRVIAYASRQLKEHEKNYPTHDLEAPRLSALSVQTTLFDRIRVAQADDEQLRKWRQRAEEKDSALGTKLLYSTAFHPQTDGQSERVIQILEDLLRAFAIDFQDSWESRLPLVEFAYNNSFQATIGMAPYEALYGRPCISPVFWTEIGEKLELGPDIVQQTAERR from the exons ATGACGAATAATGCAGTGGTGATCGAATTTCAGCTGAGGTCAGTGTTGGTCAGACCAAAGAGAGAAGAACCGTTTCAGTTTGAGGCTATCAGGGGTTCGAGGAAGACACAGATCATATCTTTTATGCAAGCCAAACAGTTGGTGCATGACGGATGTGAGGCGTTCTTAGCCACTATATCTTTGACAGAGTTGCCTCCGCGTCCAGATATCTCAGATGTGGAAATTGTCAGGGATTTTGAGGACGTTTTTCCAGACGATGTG GATAGAGAGGAGCATTCGCAGCATTTGAGGACTGTCCTAGAGGTACTCCGGGAGCGGAAGTTGTTTGCTAAGTTCGAcaaatgcgagttttggttggagagaGTAGCATTCTTGGGTCATGTCATTTCCGAGAGAGGTGTTGAGGTAGACCCCTCCAaagttcaagcagtgaaggagtggtcaGTACCTAGAAacgcttcagagattcgcagttttctcgGATTGGCTGGTTATTAtaggaagtttatcaagggcTTTTCATCCATTGCAGTGCCCCTGACAGCATTAACCAAGAAGAATTCTAGGTTTGTTTGGAGTTCCGAGTGTCAAAGGAGCTTTGATGtattgaaggaagctcttacgacagcaCCGGTATTGGCTATGCCATCGGGGCAAGGTGATTTCGTGGTATACACcgatgcttccaagttgggattgggagcagttcttatGCAGCGTGAtagggttattgcttatgcttctaggCAGTTGAAGGAGCATGAGAAGAATTATCCTACACATGATCTGGA GGCTCCTAGATTGTCAGCCTTGTCAGTGCAGACCACATTGTTCGACCGTATCAGAGTTGCTCAAGCAGATGATGAGCAGCTGAgaaagtggagacagagagctGAAGAGAAAGACAGTG CTTTGGGGACGAAGCTTTTATATAGCACTGCCTTTCACCCGCAGACGGATGGACAGTccgagagggtgattcagattctagaggatcttttgagagcttTTGCCATTGACTTTCAAGAcagttgggagtcgagactgCCATTGGTGGAATTTgcttataacaacagctttcaagcCACCATTGGTATGGCGCCTTACGAGGCACTCTATGGAAGACCGTGTATATCTCCGGTGTTTTGGACCGAGATTGGGGAGAAATTGGAGTTGGGACCAGATATTGTTCAGCAAACTGCCGAA CGCCGCTGA
- the LOC140862584 gene encoding uncharacterized protein, with translation MVPRRGRPSHPPPPQPPPPPRAADVGTQVLAGLARILEQHVDAPRAGPRNVYEKFRKMNPKDFAGTTDPLIAEGWIHSLEVIFRYMQLGDPDRVRCAVFHLQDDAALWWEGVEKTVDTATMPWAEFRRLFFEKYFTADVRARLNTEFFSLRQGDLSVAEFVVKFERGCHFVPLIGDDEAEKLQHFIVGLQPTIRRDVLMAEPADYASALRRALRSEQTLRDISAEAQSKRPLPSHGPQQQHGKRLFTGLQRHQGPFRPQGNLAHRPQGHHVQRPQGQKAPRPAPPKTGEKPICLKFHRTHLGQRLAGAGVCYRCKKPGHVVLDCPLRAMPTQGRVFVMKAEEADPDTTLAIGRILAAGVATRALLDSGATHYFISEAFTYKRSIECKDLIGGFTVTIPSWEELSTRRMVRNLELLLQGQPVVTDLIVLPMPEFDLILGMD, from the exons ATGGTTCCTCGACGTGGACGTCCTTCGCATCCACCACCTCCTCAACCGCCGCCACCTCCACGAGCTGCGGATGTCGGGACGCAGGTGCTAGCGGGCTTAGCCCGTATCCTAGAGCAACATGTGGACGCTCCGAGGGCTGGACCTAGAAATGTGTATGAGAAGTTCAGGAAGATGAATCCGAAAGACTTtgctggcaccactgatccactgATAGCTGAGGGTTGGATCCATTCTCTTGAGGTGATCTTCCGCTATATGCAGTTGGGAGATCCGGATCGAGTCCGTTGTGCTGTCTTTCATCTCCAGGATGATGCtgccctctggtgggagggagtTGAGAAGACAGTAGACACGGCTACCATGCCTTGGGCTGAGTTTAGGAGACTTTTCTTTGAAAAGTATTTCACTGCTGATGTGAGAGCCCGTTTGAATACGGAGTTTTttagtctgcgacagggagacTTATCAGTGGCTGAGTTTGTGGTGAAGTTTGAGCGAGGTTGCCACTTTGTGCCTttgattggagatgatgagGCAGAGAAGCTCCAGCACTTCATTGTTGGGCTACAACCCACTATCCGACGAGATGTACTCATGGCGGAGCCAGCTGACTATGCTTCAGCACTCAGAAGAGCTTTGAGGTCTGAGCAGACATTGAGGGACATCAGTGCTGAGGCGCAGAGTAAGAGGCCGCTCCCATCTCATGGCCCGCAGCAGCAGCACGGGAAGAGGCTGTTTACTGGGCTGCAGCGTCATCAGGGACCCTTCAGGCCTCAGGGGAATCTGGCCCATAGGCCCCAGGGACATCATGTTCAGCGACCCCAGGGTCAGAAGGCACCGAGACCCGCTCCTCCCAAGACTGGGGAGAAGCCTATTTGCCTGAAATTCCATCGTACTCATCTTGGACAGCGTCTAGCAGGTGCAGGAGTTTGTTATCGTTGCAAGAAGCCAGGACACGTGGTTTTAGATTGTCCATTGCGCGCCATGCCGACTCAGGGGAGAGTGTTTGTGATGAAGGCCGAGGAGGCCGATCCTGATACCACACTTGCCATAG GTAGAATTTTAGCAGCCGGGGTGGCCACTAGAGCCTTgttagactcaggggctacccattATTTCATATCGGAGGCTTTTACCTACAAGCGGAGCATTGAGTGCAAGGATCTGATTGGTGGATTCACAGTGACCATCCCATCATGGGAAGAACTGTCCACTAGGAGAATGGTGAGGAATCTTGAACTCCTGTTGCAAGGGCAACCAGTAGTTACAGACTTGATAGTGTTGCCCATGCCTGAGTTTGACTTGATACTCGGGATGGATTAG